From candidate division WOR-3 bacterium:
ATGCTTTGATGGAGATTACCCATGTAATAAGAGCGGTAGAACATATATCTAATACTTTCAAACAAATTCTTTTATATGAGGCATTAAATTTCAAAATACCTTTCTTTGCCCATTTACCATTGATTTTAGGAAAGGATGGTAAGAAATTATCAAAAAGGCACGGTGCAGTATCAATAATGGAATATAAGAAAATGGGAATTTTACCGGAAGCCTTAATAAATTACCTCGCATTATTGGGTTGGTCACCAGGTGGCGATTTAGAGATATTTAGTTTAGAAGAAGCAATAAGACTTTTCCGTTTAGAGAAAGTAAAAAAAGCAAATGCTATTTTTGACTTTCAAAAATTGGAATGGATGAATAGTGAATATATTAAAAGAAGCGATAATAAAAGATTATTAATAGGTGTAAAAGAATTTTTGGAAGATAAGAATATACCATACGAACAAGAGAAAGAAGAGAAACTTTTAGAAATTATCCAATTAAACAAAGATAGAAGTAGAAATCTTTGCGAACTTGCTTTAAATATGGCAATCTATCTTAAAGAAGAGATAGATTATGATAAAGAGGCAATTGAAAAATATCTTGACGAAAAAGGGAAAGAGAGTTTAAAGGAACTTTTGTCTGTTTATGAAGTACTTTCTCTTTTTAATAAAGAAACGGCTGAAAAGGCTTTAAGGGAATTAGCCAATAGTAAAAATAAAAAGCCAGCAGAATATATCCATCCATTAAGAGTAGCATTGACCGGTAAATTGGTTGGTCCACCAATTTTTGATGTTGCTAATATTATGGGAAAAGACTTAGTAATAAAAAGGATTAAAAAAGCATTAATGCTTGGCTTGGAGAAGAATTCCTAAAATAATTAGAAATAAACCGATAATTGTGGTAAAATAAA
This genomic window contains:
- the gltX gene encoding glutamate--tRNA ligase; translation: MVRVRIAPSPTGAIHIGLARSALYNFLFARQNNGKFILRIEDTDPTRSTKESVEAIMEGFKWLSLYWDEGPYFQSQRFPIYQEYAKKLLKEGKAYYCYCSEERLQAERERALQEKRSWQYDRHCLYLSNEEKERLEREGVPRTIRFLVPQERNVVFEDIIHGRIERSGRDIEDFIILRADGTPTYNFACVVDDALMEITHVIRAVEHISNTFKQILLYEALNFKIPFFAHLPLILGKDGKKLSKRHGAVSIMEYKKMGILPEALINYLALLGWSPGGDLEIFSLEEAIRLFRLEKVKKANAIFDFQKLEWMNSEYIKRSDNKRLLIGVKEFLEDKNIPYEQEKEEKLLEIIQLNKDRSRNLCELALNMAIYLKEEIDYDKEAIEKYLDEKGKESLKELLSVYEVLSLFNKETAEKALRELANSKNKKPAEYIHPLRVALTGKLVGPPIFDVANIMGKDLVIKRIKKALMLGLEKNS